From one Lolium rigidum isolate FL_2022 chromosome 4, APGP_CSIRO_Lrig_0.1, whole genome shotgun sequence genomic stretch:
- the LOC124647242 gene encoding ABC transporter G family member 16-like, protein MATSGHIVVDVGTDEDASAGQPPVAPVPYLLSFADLSYTVNTNNGSWLTSWMPSRTPATTRALLGGVSGEAREGELFAVMGASGSGKSTLVDALAGRIARESLHGSVTLNGETLHGRRLRTISAYVMQDDLLYPMLTVRETLMFAAEFRLPRALSPARKRERVDTLIGQLGLTNAADTVIGDEGHRGVSGGERRRVSIGTDIIHDPILLFLDEPTSGLDSASAFMVVQVLRDIARSGSVVVMTIHQPSARILGILGRLLLLSRGRTVYAGTPAGLMPFFSDFGRPIPHNENPAEFALDTIKELEGQAPDGTAPLADFNARWQAEHRVMEDVKTMPLELAIADSVHRGKLVAGSETSGTSSSSVPTFANPMRVEVWVLIKRSFTNTRRMPELFGMRLGTIMLTGFILATIFLRLDDTPKGVQERLGFFAMGMSTMFYVCADALPVFVQERHIYLRETAHNAYRRISYVISNAVVSFPPLVILSLAFAVTTFFAVGLAGGASSFFFFVLIILASLWAGSGFVTFLSAVVPHVMLGYTVVVAILAYFLLFSGFFINRDRIPAYWIWFHYMSLVKYPYQAVLQNEFGDATRCFARGIEMFDATPIAGMTEAVKLRVLDAIGNTLGTSMTATTCVVTGADVLAQQAVTDLGKWMCLLVTAAFGFFFRALFYVVLLLGSKNKRR, encoded by the coding sequence ATGGCCACCTCCGGCCACATCGTCGTCGACGTCGGCACGGACGAGGACGCGTCGGCGGGGCAACCGCCCGTCGCGCCGGTGCCgtacctcctctccttcgcggacCTGTCCTACACCGTCAACACGAACAACGGTAGCTGGCTGACGAGCTGGATGCCGTCCCGCACCCCGGCAACCACCAGGGCGCTGCtgggcggcgtctccggcgaggcgcGGGAGGGCGAGCTGTTCGCGGTGATGGGCGCCAGCGGATCCGGCAAGTCGACGCTCGTGGACGCGCTCGCCGGCCGGATCGCGCGTGAAAGCCTCCACGGCAGCGTCACGCTCAACGGGGAAACCCtccacggccgccgcctccgcaccATCTCGGCCTACGTGATGCAGGACGACCTGCTGTACCCGATGCTCACTGTGCGGGAGACGCTGATGTTCGCCGCCGAGTTCCGCCTCCCCCGCGCGCTCTCCCCGGCCAGAAAGCGCGAGCGCGTCGACACGCTCATCGGCCAGCTCGGCCTAACCAACGCCGCCGACACCGTCATCGGCGACGAGGGCCACCGCGGGGTCTCCGGAGGCGAACGGCGCCGGGTCTCCATCGGTACGGACATCATCCACGACCCGATCCTGCTCTTCCTCGACGAGCCCACCTCCGGGCTCGACTCGGCGAGCGCGTtcatggtggtgcaggtgctccgCGACATCGCGCGCAGCGGCAGCGTCGTCGTCATGACCATCCACCAGCCCAGCGCGCGCATCCTCGGCATCCTTGGCCGCCTCCTCTTGCTATCGCGCGGCCGCACCGTGTACGCCGGCACGCCTGCCGGTCTCATGCCCTTCTTCTCtgacttcggcaggcccatcccgCACAACGAGAACCCGGCCGAGTTCGCGCTCGACACCATCAAAGAGCTCGAGGGCCAGGCACCCGACGGCACAGCGCCGCTCGCTGACTTCAACGCCAGGTGGCAGGCAGAACACAGGGTCATGGAGGATGTCAAAACGATGCCTCTGGAGCTCGCCATCGCCGACAGCGTGCATCGAGGGAAGCTGGTGGCCGGGAGTGAGACGTCGGGGACGTCTTCCTCGTCGGTGCCGACGTTCGCGAACCCGATGAGGGTGGAGGTGTGGGTGCTGATAAAGCGCTCCTTCACCAACACGAGGCGCATGCCGGAGCTCTTCGGGATGCGCCTGGGCACGATCATGCTGACGGGCTTCATCCTGGCCACCATCTTCCTGCGCCTCGACGACACGCCCAAGGGCGTCCAGGAGCGGCTCGGCTTCTTCGCCATGGGCATGTCCACCATGTTCTACGTCTGCGCCGACGCGCTGCCGGTGTTCGTCCAGGAGCGCCACATCTACCTCCGCGAGACGGCGCACAACGCCTACCGCCGCATCTCCTACGTGATATCCAACGCCGTCGTGTCGTTCCCGCCGCTGGTCATCCTGTCCCTGGCGTTCGCCGTCACCACCTTCTTCGCCGTGGGCCTGGCCGGCGGCgcctcctcgttcttcttcttcgtgctCATCATCCTCGCCTCCCTCTGGGCGGGCAGCGGCTTCGTCACCTTCCTCTCGGCGGTGGTGCCGCACGTCATGCTGGGCTACACGGTGGTGGTGGCCATCCTCGCCTACTTCCTCCTCTTCTCCGGCTTCTTCATCAACCGCGACAGGATCCCCGCCTACTGGATTTGGTTCCACTACATGTCGCTCGTCAAGTACCCCTACCAGGCCGTGCTGCAGAACGAGTTCGGCGACGCCACGCGCTGCTTCGCGCGCGGGATCGAGATGTTCGACGCCACGCCCATCGCCGGCATGACGGAGGCCGTCAAGCTCAGGGTGCTCGACGCCATCGGCAACACACTCGGAACCAGCATGACGGCGACCACCTGCGTCGTCACCGGCGCCGACGTGCTCGCGCAGCAGGCCGTCACCGACCTAGGCAAGTGGATGTGCCTTCTCGTCACCGCCGCCTTCGGCTTCTTCTTCAGGGCTCTCTTCTACGTCGTCCTGCTACTCGGAAGCAAGAACAAGCGGAGGTAG